The Stieleria maiorica genome includes the window ATGTCAAGGAATGGGTGCTGGACGCCGTCCGCGCGGTGCGGCCGAGCGACCCGAACTGTGCACCCTGGGCCAAGGAGCTGATCGAGTGGGGGCCCGGGCCGCGGGCGAGCCAGCAGTTGGTGTTGGCGTCGAAGGCACGCGCGTTGATGCACGGCCGGCCGCACGTCACGATCGACGATGTTCAGAAGCTGGCCTTCCCGGTGTTGCGGCACCGCATCGTGCCGACGTTCACCGCAGAGGCCGACGGGATCACCGTCGACGATCTGATTCGTCGGCTGGTCAAAGATCTGGCCCCGAAGAAATCCGGGGCGCTGTAGGCGGTGGGAGAGGGAGTGCGGGGACTGCTCAGCTTCGGTTGGCTTTCGATCACAAACTGAGCCGAAGGCGCTAGCCCTGGGCCTTACAAGTGTCGTCGGCGCTAGCCTCGGGCCTTGCAAGTGTCGAAGGGCAATCCAAGGCCCGCGGCTAGCGCCGTCGGTTCATCAAGTAGGTGCCATTGTGCGCCAGCCTACGGGCCGCCACTAGGCGCTGGGGCCCGAACGCTTGCGCGAACCGGCTGATGTCACTCGATTTTCGTCGCCCGATGTCTGCTGTGGGTCGACCATCCACCGCGGAAGGAGTTCGCTTGAATTCTTAACCAACGCAGATCTCAGATTTGGCGCAGCCCGGGCTCCGCTGTCGATTACGTGGGGTGTGTGGCAAGAGCCACACCTGCAGTGCGTTCCAAGGCGGGAGCCTTGGAACGAGGGATGGGAGCCACGCCTGTAGTGCGTTCCAAGGCGGGAGCCTTGGAACGAGGTTGTCTTCCACGCTCTGGCGAGCGTGGCTGCGTTCAAGGTGACGTTTGCGTCGTTACGCTTCCAGCACTTCGGCTTCGCGCGTCTTGGCCATCTCGTTGATCTGGTCTTCGAACTTCTTGAGCAATTCCTGGACGTCATTCTTTAGCTTGTCGCGATCGTCTTCGGTCAGCTCCTTGTCTTTTTCCAGCTGATCGGCGGTCTTGTTGGCATCGCGGCGGATGTTGCGGATCGAGATCTTGGCGTCTTCGGCCAGTTCCTTGATCCGCGAAACCATCTTCTTTCGCACGTCGGTCGAAAGTGCGGGGATGTTCAACCGAATCACGCGTCCGTCGTTTTGCGGGTTCAGTCCCAGGTCGCTGCCCACGATCGCCTTTTCGATGTCTTTGATGGTGCCGGCATCGTACGGTCGAATCAAGATTTGCTGCGGCTCGGGTGTCCCGATCGAGGCGAGTTGCTTGAGCGGCGAGGTCGACCCGTAGGCTTCGACCTTGAGCGAATCGACCAGACCGGGGGTGGCGCGGCCGGTGCGGATCCCGGAAAGTTGTGTGCCCAGTACGCTGATCGCCTTTTCCATACGTTCTTCGGCGTCCATCAAGGTTTCTTCGGCGGACATGTTGAGCATCCTTGGGTTAGAGTGTGGTCGGTAGGTTAAGAGTCTAGCTTTTTTCTAGTTCGGTGTGTGGGTGGGAATCACTTCTCCGACCCGATCCAGGTGCCGACGGTTTCGCCGTTGATCGCCCGGACGATGCTTCCCGATTTTTTGAAGTTGAACACCAAAATCGGTTTGGCGTGTTCCTGGCACAGTGCGATCGCGGTGGCGTCCATGACGCGGAGTTGCTTTTCGTTGACCTGCTGGTAGGTCAGTCGGTCGTATAGCACCGCGTGGGGGTTCTTTTCGGGGTCATCGCTATAGACGCCATCGACACGCGTCGCTTTCAGGACCACGTCCGCGTCGATCTCCAGCGCCCGTTGGGCCGCGGCGGTGTCGGTGGTCACGAACGGGTTACCGATCCCGGCGGCAAGGATGATCACCCGGCCTTTGGTCAGATGTCGGATCGCACGCCGGCGAATGAAGGTTTCGGCGATCTTGTCCATCGGCACGGCGGACATCACGCGCGTCGACAGCCCGAGTGTTTCCAGGGCGTCCTGCATGGCAAGCGAGTTGATCACCGTGGCCAGCATCCCCATGTAATGCGCCGTTGCTTCTTGGACGAGCGCGTTGCTGCCGGAGAACTGGGCGCCGCGCAAGATGTTCCCGCCGCCGATCACGATCGCGATCTGGCAGCCACTGCTGTGCGCCTGGCGGATCTGTTCGGCGATGTCGGACATCTCTTGGCTGCTGATGCCGCGGCCCCCGGAATCGGCCAAGCTCTCACCGCTCAGCTTAAGGACGACACGCTGGTAACGGAGCTGGGGTGTGGCAGAGGCGTTAGACATGTTCGGTCCTTCCTGGCGTATGAGATCTCACTCGGGTCGCCAGATGATACGAAAAAACCTCGCCGTTCCCGAGGGGACACGGCGAGGTTTCCGCGAATGTCGTATTCGATGTGAATCGAATCAGGATGCCGCACCGACGGCCACGCGTTTGAACGCCACGACCTCGGCTTCGGGGCTGAATTCCTTCACCGCCGCTTCGACGGTCTTGGTGTCGTCCAGGGCGTAGAACTGGCTGAGCAAGCAGCGCTCCTGGTCCAGCAGCGTGTTGTCGGCGATGAACCGGTCCAGTTTCCCGGGGATGATCTTGTCCCAGATCTTCTCCGGCTTGCCTTCGGCCTTCAGTTCTGCCTTGATGTCGTCTTCGACCTTCTGCATGACTTCCGGTGTCAGTTGCGAGCGGCTGGCGTACTGGGGCACCGTCTTGAGCGTTTTGCCCAATCGTGCGCGGTCTTCGTTCTCGACCTTGATCTGTCCTTGCAGCGCTTCGGTTTCCTTGGCGACCAGTTCGGCATCGAACTCATCGGGGGTCAGGATCGAAGGCTTCATCGCGGCCACGTGCATCGAGACTTTGCGGAAGAATTCCCCGGCATCATCCTTGCCGCCGTCCTTGTAGGACAACAGCACGCCGATCTTGCTGCCGGCGTGGATGTAGGACGCCAGGTTGTCACCTTGGATCGTTTGGTAGTCGGCGATTTCGATCTTTTCGCCGATCGTCCCGGTTCGCTCGATCAGTTTCTCCGCGACCGTTTCGCCGTCCAGTTCGAGCTTGGTGACTTCATCCTTGGTTTCGACACCGCTGTCCAAGGCAAGTTTGGCCAGCTTTTCGGCAAACGCGATGAATTCTTCGTTCTTGGCAACGAAATCGGTTTCGCAGCTGAGTGCCAGCAGGACACCCTTGCCGCCTTCGGTGACCGCCACCACGACACCCTCGTTGGCTTCGCGATCGGCGCGCTTGGCGGCGACCTTTTGGCCTTTCTTGCGCAGGTAATCCAAGGCGCCGTCGATGTCGCCGCCGGATTCCATCAACGCCTTTTTGCAGTCCATCATGCCGGCGCCGGTGGACTTGCGCAGCTCGCTTACATCTTTGGCTGAAATCGCCATTGTTTCCTCCAGAAAAGTCGTTGTTCGACTAAGTGTTTTGTGTTGACGTGTGCTTAGGCTTCCGGACTCGCTTCGGCCGGCTGGGGTTCGGCAGCAACCGCTTCGGTCGCTTGCTCGGCCGGGGCAGTTTCCGCCGCCGGGGCACCGATGTCGGCTTGGCCCTTGCCGGCGTTCACCGCGTCGGCCAGTTGTTTCAGGATCAATTCGATGCTTCGGATCCCGTCGTCGTTGCCGGGGATCGGAAGGTCGATCAGTGATGGGTCGCTGTCGGTATCGATCAGCCCCACCGTCGTGATGCCCAAACGCTTTGCTTCGCGAACCGCATTGCGTTCCTTGCCCGGGTCGACGATGAACAAGCACTCGGGCAAACGGTTCATCGTCCGCAACCCGTTCAAGTTGCGGTACATCTTGCGGTACTCGCGATTGAGCGCCGATTGCATTTTCTTGCTGTAGCCGTTGATCGCGTCGCTGCCGCGAATCGTTTCCAGCTCTTCCAAACGGCCCAGTCGGCTGCGAATGGTGCGGAAATTGGTCAACGTGCCTCCCAGCCATCGCTCGCTGACGAAGGGCATGCCACAGCGGCTGGCCTGTTCCTCGATCGCTTCGCCGGCTTGACGCTTGGTCCCGACGAACAGAATCAACGATCCGCCCGCGGCGACTTGGCCCAGGTATTTCTTGGCGCGAAGCATGCCGCGAAGGGTCTCGCGGATATCCAAAATGTGGATCTGGTTCTTGCTGCCGAAGATGTAGGGCTTCATCTTCGGGTTCCACAGACTCGTGCGGTGACCGAAATGGACACCGGCTTCAATCATCTCTTGTACGATCGGGTTAGACATCGAGACAGTTTCTCCAGGTGGAGCGTCAGCGGGGGCATCGCGAAACGGCCGAATGCCGTTCCCAGGGACAGATGTGCCGGAAAGACCAACGCGATCTTCGTGCACACCCCCGACAAGCGGGGCCCTTCATCCCAGTCACGCAGACAAAAAGGTAGAACAGAGCAGAAAAACGACGTGTTTCCTGCCGGGGCGGAGAGGGTAGCGGAACCGTCGCCCCGCGGCAAGAGTGTCGGGTTTTTGGGTTTCAGCAACCGTTGGTGTTCCGCCTTCAGGCGATTCCCCGGTCGCTGCGGAGCAGCGACAGCAGGCGGCGAAACGGCCCGTTGATTTAATCAGCCGTTTGGCGCGAGCCTACGGGCGCCAGGGCGCGTTCTTGGTCTTGGAAGCCCGTACGCTCGCGCGAAACGGCTGATCCCACGTGTGATCGGATTCAATCAAAAGGCCGTAAAGATCAAAAGGCCGTAAAGCCTGTACACCAGCGTTTGCGCCCGTAGCCATTCTGGGTCAGGATTCAGCCAGTATTGGTGCTGGGGGCTCGTTGTTGCTGGACGGTTGACTACAACTTCATGACTTGTCATCTGGTTTTTGAGTTCTGTCCCCCGAGTTTTGGCCACGATATGACGACTGCCCCTTTCGTTCAACGCTGCCGTGAACTCGCCTCCCGGGCCGGGGGTGGCGAGACTCCAGAGGGCGGTCCGGGGCCGGAATTGAGCGAATCAGAATCGCTGATCGGATTCTTCCAGCTCTTTCGGCCCGACGGCAGCCAGCTCTCCGGCCTTTTTGATGCCTTTCCACAAGGAGACCAGCTCTCCGATCGGCTGCAACGCGTCTACGCCGCCGCGGGTGACGACCGCCGCCCCCAAGGCGGTCGCGACGCGTTCTTTATCGTTCGCTCGCCGAGCCCTTTGGAACCCGAAACCGCCGAGCATCACGGCGTGACCTGGATCGACGGCCTGCGGCAGTTCGCCGAAGCGGTCGGTGACGATCGCGTCGCCGAAAAGCTCGCCTCGCCTCCAAAAATTCGCGTCCTGGAAGGCATCCCGCCGAAACACCCCAAGCATCCGCACGAGCGCAGCGAGCTGCTGAACGTTTTCTTGGACCACGCACCGACCCTGCCCGAAAAAGCCGCCGGCGTCGACCCGCATGCCGAATTGTTGCGCCCGGCTTACTACTTCGTGGCCTGTGACGCCATGCTTCGCGACTACCTGATGTGGCCGTTCTATGCCCGGCAAACGGGCCTCGCCGATCCGCTTGGCAGCTATTTCGCCCTCTGGACGCACGGGGTCAAATTCCGGATTTTCCAGGAAGACCAAGTCGACCTCTACCTGCCGCGGCACCCGGCCTGAGGGGACCGTCCAGCGTAGGGCAGAGGCGAAACGCGACGAATCTAAATGGTCTGGCCGATCGGGTAAGCGATGGTCGGTGGATGGGTGTACGACGTCCTTTCTAGGTCGTCGCGCTGAGCCCCACGGGCGACGGCCCGGAAGGGCCATCGTACCTCAAGAAAAGCATCGCCCTAAGCTGGGCGGTCGCCTGAGGCCGGTGTGAGGGGCAGACGTCGTGTTTCGCCGAAAACACGTCGCTACCTTCGCCAGAAGGTGGTTCCCTGCAGTTCTGTCTTGATTCCAGCGGCCGAAGTCGGTTATGTCCCAGGCTTACATCAAAGCTTTGCCGGCCGCCGGGTCGCCTGGAACACCATCTTTTGCGACGGAACAACGACATGGATGTCTTGTCACTCCCGAAACGATTCTGCGCCCACCATACACTTTCCACGCTGCCCTTGCTGTTCGCCCTGGCGCTTGGTTTGATCGCCCTGACGGTCCTGTCCCCGGTGTCACAGGCGCAACAGCCCGACATCCCGGCGGCAGCCGAGGACGACCTTTCGCCGTACATCGTCTTTGTCGCCCAGCCGTCGGCGTTCACCCGCTGCGGCCCGGGCACCGACAACTACCGCACCGAGCCGCTTCGCCGTGGCCAAGAACTGGAGGTCTATGTCGAAACCGGTGACGGCTGGCTGGGCGTGCGTCCGCCGGAGGGCAGCTTTTGCTGGATGCCGGCCGACGCGGTCGAGTTGTCCGCTGACGAAAAAAACGCCACGATCCGTGAAGACAAGACCGTCGCATGGATCGGAACACGGTTGGGGAAAGCACGTCGCTACCGATGGCAGGTCCAATTGGATGCCGGTGAAGTCGTTTCGGTGTTGGGGAAAAACCAGCGTGAAGGGTCCGGCGGAACCAAAACCTGGCTTCGGATCGTCCCGCCCTCGGGAGAATTTCGTTGGATCCACCGTGACGACGTCGTTGAAACCGCCGAACAATTGGCCGACCGCGTGGCCAGCGGCGAACCGGAACTGCAGCGGCGCGGTGAAGTGGCCCCCGCCGCCTTGACCGAAGTTGCTCAGGAAGACGCGGGCGGACAGACTGGCCAGCAGGGTCGGCCGGCTCCCAAGCTTGCCCAGCTGAATCCGGCCGACGCATCGCAAGCGCCGGAGCAGCGTTCCAGCCGTCGCGGCACCGCGACCGAATCGTTGCGTGAAACCGATGCGATTCCTGAATTGCGGCCGGCACCGGAGCGCAGCGACATCGCGAGCAAGCGACCGCAACCCAGAGAACTCGCCGATCGTGCGATCCAGTTTCATCGGGGCGCAGAGGCCGAGGACTTTGAGGACCGCGGCGCCGTGATCGGCAGCGGGCTGAAAGCGGAGTGGAAAGACGATGCCGCCCAGTCTGATACGTCAGGACTGATTCCCGAAGCCGGCTCCAATTCTATCCTCAGCGCCGACCGTTTGACCGAGGTGCCGACCAACGGCGCCGCAGCGGCCGCTGCGGCGATCGCCACACCACTGAAACGCATGACCGACGTCGTTGCCAATTTCATCAGCCCGCCGCGGTTGGTCGAAATCGATCCCTCGGGCGCAGGCGTGTTCCGCACCGCGTCCACCGCCGACCGCCGTTGGACGGTCGGTTCGGGACGCAGCTCCGACAGCGTGACGGGTGCTGCCTCGCTCGCCCCGCCCGCCTCACTGGCGACGCCCCAGCCGGGAAGCTTTGCCAATCTGCCCCAGGCCCAATACCCCGAACCCCCCTCGCCACAGGTCCCGTCTCCGCTCGCGCCGGCATCGGGCGTGATGCAAACCGGTGCACTGCAGGCCACCACACTGTCCCCGATTCCGCCCAAACCCAGCGTCCCCTCACGGATCGTGACCGTCCAGCAGATCGCGCGTGTCGAAGACGCGGTCGCCGGAGCGGGCGTGGATGCGATCGGCCAGATCCTTTCGAAGCTGATGGCCGAAGCCGCATCGGCGGACGAACTCGATCCCCTGATCCGTCGGACCGAATCGTTGTTGCGTTCCGGCGACGTCAACCAGGCCTCGCGTACCCGCGAGCTGCTGGCGTTGGCACAGCGTTATCGCAACGTCGCCGCCCGCCGCGACGGCGTGACGACCATCCAGTCCTCCTCGTTGGCGAGCAACACACAACCGCTGGTCAACTCGGCACCGCTGGTCAGTCCCCGGCCGCTGACAGGCGTCGATCCGAACGCAACCGCGATTCAACAGGCCGGCGCGCAAACCGCCACGGACTTCAGCCAGCCCCTGGACGTCACGCCGCAATCGACATCGCCAACGGCCCCGCTGGATTCCGCCGTCGGAACCGCGACCGGTTATCTGGTCCAAGTCTATTCGTCGCGCGCCAACAGCCCGCCGTATGCATTGACCGATGATGCGGGTCTGACGATCGCCTACGTCACGCCCTATCCGGGCGTTAACCTGCGCACCCATCTGAACAGCCGCGTCGCGGTCAGCGGCAACGAAAAATTGCTCGAAGGCATGAGCACGCCGCACATCCTGGTCGACCGCGCGATCCGCCGCTAAGCGGCAGGCCGTGGGCAAGGCCTTCGCCGGGGGAGCGATCGTGAAATAGGACCAATGGGGCGTATCCGACGCATGGGGCCTCTCTGTCCTCTTGGTCCAATCGACCGCGTCAGGGACGCTGTTCACGCTTCGCAACCAGCGGCAACAGATCCATCAAGCGATCGATGATCTCGGTCGGGGCGGCCTGGGCGAGTTGCTCGCGGGTCTGGGCTCCGGTGGTGATGCCGACACAAAGCGCACACCCGGCGTCTTGTCCTTCGTGAATGTCGATCTGTGAATCGCCGACTTTCGCGACGTGCTCGGCAGACTTGATACCCAGTTCTTGCATGGCTTTGATGATCATGTCGCCGTAGGGCCGTCCGCGGTCGACGTCCGACGCGGTGACCAGGGCGTCGACATCACGACCGACGTTCCAGCCGATTTTGTCGATCAATTTCAACGCGGTGGGGCGGTCGTATCCGGTGTTCAGTACGACGCGGATGCCACGTGCTCGCAAGGCCCGGAACAGTTCGCTTGCCCCCGGTTGTTCCTGGACGTTCAGATCTTCGTACGCGGTTTTCAGACGCGACTTGAAATCCGCAAAGATCGTTGCGACTTCATCGTCGTCATGCGGCCCCCCATCGAGCGCCAGCACGTCGCGGATCGCTTGCGATTTTTCTTTGCCGGCGCCGGTCGCTTGGACTTGCGCTTGCGTGAACTCGTATCCCGCGGCATTAATCGCGGCCCGAACGGTCTTGTAGACGACGTTGTCCTCGTCGACCGTTGTGCCCGCCATGTCAAAGACGACCAATTCAATCACCGTAGATTTCCTTTAAATGTTGTTTGGCGAATCCCGCGCTGCCGGTCATCCCTTTGCCGCCGATCGCGGTTGCAATGTGGATGTCATCGTCCAACGTGCGTTGGAAGATTCCCGAGGGATGTTTGGATTGACAGTACATGCCGGCCCAAGTGCGCTGGATGTCCCAGTTGGCCAGCCCCATGATCTGTTGTGCTTGCGAAACAAAAAACCGGTTGATCGGCATCTGCAAGTCAAAACTCAATTCGTCGGCCCGCGATGTCGGGGCATATTCGTGTGAATCGCCCAGGATGATGTGCCCGTCGACTTCTTGTTTGAACAAGATATGAACGCCCCACTTTCTCCACAAGCTATCGGGGTCTTCGCGTTCTTTGATGGAGTGATACGAAGGGCAAGCGGCGAAGCTTTCATAGCGGCGGATCGAATGCCCGGTCAGCACGTTGCCAGGCAACGCCCCCGGTGACTGTGCGGCCAGCATGACCATTTGCAATTTGACCGTTTCGATTTCATCGCATTGGAACAATTCGGGGAACAGTATTCCGAACTCGACGCCCGAGCAGACGATCGCCTTTTCGCTTTGAAAGGTTCGTCCATCGGTGCAGTGTGCAGTCACGGAGTCCGACGAAGATCGATCAAGCCGTTGAACGCAGGTCGACATCGCGATCGTCAATCCGAGTTGTTCACGCAGGTAGTCGTGCAGGCGAAGCACCATCTTGCGTGGGTCGACGGAAACTTCGTCGGGAAAGAACAGTCCGGCCCGGCAGTACGAGTCGCACAGTAGCGGGTAACGCGATTTGCATTGCTGCTTGGTCCACAATTGAGAGTGATAGCCGTCACAGCGGTTGATCGCGTGCAGTTCTTCGATCAACGCGGTTTCCTCCGCGTCGGACGCCAAATAAATGCTTCCTTCATGTCGGACCGACAGGTCAAACTCCGCTTGGATCGATTTGTAAATGTCCAAGCTGTCGCGTCCCAAGCGTTGCCACGCCGTGTCCATTCCGGAAGGGACGACCTGTCCGAAGTTGCGGACCGTTGCCCCAACCGGCCGTGAGTTCTTGTCGACCAGCAGCACGCGTTTGCCTCGCCGCAACGCCTCGTAGGCGTGGAAGGTTCCTAAAACACCTGCGCCAACCACAATCAGGTCGTACTTGTTATCGCTATCCACACCAACACTCAGTCAGACGCCAATCAGTATCAAACTCGGATCACCGCGATCCGTTGTCATCATCACTGCCTGATCGGGGATTGTACAGAACGCGTCACGCGGTCAATGCGGTGCATCCCGTCTTCACCAAGATCTTGGAGTTCACCCCGTAGCGGAAACCGCCAAGGTTTTCGCCTCATGTCATCGCGAACGCTTTAGCGTTCGCCGATTCAACGCGTGACTCTCTTCTCGTCCTGCCTCTCCGCATGTTAGGTGGTTTGCTTCATGCAACGCTCACGGAAAAACCAAACAACGCAAACGCGACTGTGTGCGTTCTAAGAAGTCTCTTTGCCAATTGCGCAATCCCTTCAACCGAGTGCGCAATCCGCTTTTTTTTTCGCCT containing:
- the frr gene encoding ribosome recycling factor; its protein translation is MSAEETLMDAEERMEKAISVLGTQLSGIRTGRATPGLVDSLKVEAYGSTSPLKQLASIGTPEPQQILIRPYDAGTIKDIEKAIVGSDLGLNPQNDGRVIRLNIPALSTDVRKKMVSRIKELAEDAKISIRNIRRDANKTADQLEKDKELTEDDRDKLKNDVQELLKKFEDQINEMAKTREAEVLEA
- the pyrH gene encoding UMP kinase, whose amino-acid sequence is MSNASATPQLRYQRVVLKLSGESLADSGGRGISSQEMSDIAEQIRQAHSSGCQIAIVIGGGNILRGAQFSGSNALVQEATAHYMGMLATVINSLAMQDALETLGLSTRVMSAVPMDKIAETFIRRRAIRHLTKGRVIILAAGIGNPFVTTDTAAAQRALEIDADVVLKATRVDGVYSDDPEKNPHAVLYDRLTYQQVNEKQLRVMDATAIALCQEHAKPILVFNFKKSGSIVRAINGETVGTWIGSEK
- the tsf gene encoding translation elongation factor Ts is translated as MAISAKDVSELRKSTGAGMMDCKKALMESGGDIDGALDYLRKKGQKVAAKRADREANEGVVVAVTEGGKGVLLALSCETDFVAKNEEFIAFAEKLAKLALDSGVETKDEVTKLELDGETVAEKLIERTGTIGEKIEIADYQTIQGDNLASYIHAGSKIGVLLSYKDGGKDDAGEFFRKVSMHVAAMKPSILTPDEFDAELVAKETEALQGQIKVENEDRARLGKTLKTVPQYASRSQLTPEVMQKVEDDIKAELKAEGKPEKIWDKIIPGKLDRFIADNTLLDQERCLLSQFYALDDTKTVEAAVKEFSPEAEVVAFKRVAVGAAS
- the rpsB gene encoding 30S ribosomal protein S2, giving the protein MSNPIVQEMIEAGVHFGHRTSLWNPKMKPYIFGSKNQIHILDIRETLRGMLRAKKYLGQVAAGGSLILFVGTKRQAGEAIEEQASRCGMPFVSERWLGGTLTNFRTIRSRLGRLEELETIRGSDAINGYSKKMQSALNREYRKMYRNLNGLRTMNRLPECLFIVDPGKERNAVREAKRLGITTVGLIDTDSDPSLIDLPIPGNDDGIRSIELILKQLADAVNAGKGQADIGAPAAETAPAEQATEAVAAEPQPAEASPEA
- a CDS encoding apolipoprotein acyltransferase, translated to MTTAPFVQRCRELASRAGGGETPEGGPGPELSESESLIGFFQLFRPDGSQLSGLFDAFPQGDQLSDRLQRVYAAAGDDRRPQGGRDAFFIVRSPSPLEPETAEHHGVTWIDGLRQFAEAVGDDRVAEKLASPPKIRVLEGIPPKHPKHPHERSELLNVFLDHAPTLPEKAAGVDPHAELLRPAYYFVACDAMLRDYLMWPFYARQTGLADPLGSYFALWTHGVKFRIFQEDQVDLYLPRHPA
- a CDS encoding phosphonatase-like hydrolase, which translates into the protein MIELVVFDMAGTTVDEDNVVYKTVRAAINAAGYEFTQAQVQATGAGKEKSQAIRDVLALDGGPHDDDEVATIFADFKSRLKTAYEDLNVQEQPGASELFRALRARGIRVVLNTGYDRPTALKLIDKIGWNVGRDVDALVTASDVDRGRPYGDMIIKAMQELGIKSAEHVAKVGDSQIDIHEGQDAGCALCVGITTGAQTREQLAQAAPTEIIDRLMDLLPLVAKREQRP
- a CDS encoding TIGR03364 family FAD-dependent oxidoreductase; translation: MDSDNKYDLIVVGAGVLGTFHAYEALRRGKRVLLVDKNSRPVGATVRNFGQVVPSGMDTAWQRLGRDSLDIYKSIQAEFDLSVRHEGSIYLASDAEETALIEELHAINRCDGYHSQLWTKQQCKSRYPLLCDSYCRAGLFFPDEVSVDPRKMVLRLHDYLREQLGLTIAMSTCVQRLDRSSSDSVTAHCTDGRTFQSEKAIVCSGVEFGILFPELFQCDEIETVKLQMVMLAAQSPGALPGNVLTGHSIRRYESFAACPSYHSIKEREDPDSLWRKWGVHILFKQEVDGHIILGDSHEYAPTSRADELSFDLQMPINRFFVSQAQQIMGLANWDIQRTWAGMYCQSKHPSGIFQRTLDDDIHIATAIGGKGMTGSAGFAKQHLKEIYGD